Genomic window (Melioribacteraceae bacterium):
ATTAAAAAGCTGGGTATTGTTAGCGAAAAGTTTTCGAAAACTTAATATTCCTTAATCTAGTAAAACTATTCTTTAATAATATGTAGACTTTAACACCCCCATTAAGAATTTTTATTTCTTTTCCTTAATAATATACTCTTTATCGCTTTGCGTGGTATGCACAATCAACTCACCAATAAGTCCAATAGCAAAAAACTGCACCCCTACAATTATCAATAGAATTCCCAAAAACAAAAGAGGACGATTACTTAAAGAAGTACCCATGAATAGTTTTTCAAAAGCCAAATATGCATTAATAGCAATTCCGATAAAAGTTGTAATTACACCCACCATTCCGAATAAGTGCATTGGGCGTTTAGCAAAACGTGTAGTAAATGTAACTGTAATTAAATCAATGAATCCTTTAAAGAAACGGGAGATTCCGAACTTCGTCTTTCCATAACGGCGGGCATGATGCTTAACAACAATTTCAGAAATTTTGAACCCCTTCCATTTCGCCAATACCGGAATATATCGATGCAATTCACCATAGACATTGATGCTCTCAACTACTTCTTTACGGTAAGCTTTTAAACCGCAGTTAAAATCATGAATTTTTATTCCCGACAACAATCGGGTAATGTAGTTGAAAAACCGGGATGAAAATTTTTTAATTATTGGATCAAATCTTTTTTTCTTCCAGCCCGAGACTAGATCAAAACCCTCTTCAAGTTTTTTTAAGAGATTTGGAATTTCGGCGGGATCGTCCTGTAGATCGGCATCCATAGTCACCACTACATCGCCGGTTGCATTTTTAAAACCAACTTGAAGAGCCGCCGACTTGCCATAGTTAGTTCTAAAGCTTAAATATTTTACCTTATTATCAGTCCTAGAAAGTTCCTTAATTATAGTTAATGATTTATCGGTACTCCCATCATCAACAAAAATAATCTCATGATCGCATGAGAGAGGTTTAACAAATTTTCTAATTTCATTATATAAAGGACGGAGTGATTCTTCTTCATTATAAAGGGGAACAATTACAGATACTTTTGTGAAACCAACTTTTAGAACTTCTCTAGACTGGTTTGTGCCATCGCTCTGCTTCTTTTTATTTCTATAGTAAAATCTACGGTAAGGTTTTTTGCCCGGTTGATTCTGCTGATTTGGATTTGAATTTTGCTGTTCCGGCCTTGGTTGATTGCTTGAATTTTCATCCATATAAACTTTTCTCGTAATCCTTTTTAATATTCCCGCTAAAATTAGGTTTTGCACAATCTAAAAGCAATTTGACCTTGAAATAGCAAACCGCTAAAAGTGAATCGAAAAAATTTGTTTCCAAGAATTAAAGTAAATTTGATTGTGCAATTGCCAATTAATAGATTAGAATAAAAAGAATACAAATATGGGTGGAATTATATTTTGGGCAATTATTC
Coding sequences:
- a CDS encoding glycosyltransferase family 2 protein, producing the protein MDENSSNQPRPEQQNSNPNQQNQPGKKPYRRFYYRNKKKQSDGTNQSREVLKVGFTKVSVIVPLYNEEESLRPLYNEIRKFVKPLSCDHEIIFVDDGSTDKSLTIIKELSRTDNKVKYLSFRTNYGKSAALQVGFKNATGDVVVTMDADLQDDPAEIPNLLKKLEEGFDLVSGWKKKRFDPIIKKFSSRFFNYITRLLSGIKIHDFNCGLKAYRKEVVESINVYGELHRYIPVLAKWKGFKISEIVVKHHARRYGKTKFGISRFFKGFIDLITVTFTTRFAKRPMHLFGMVGVITTFIGIAINAYLAFEKLFMGTSLSNRPLLFLGILLIIVGVQFFAIGLIGELIVHTTQSDKEYIIKEKK